Below is a genomic region from Lemur catta isolate mLemCat1 chromosome 15, mLemCat1.pri, whole genome shotgun sequence.
ACTATCAAATCAGTCAAGTGTGTCTGATCATCCCACCTGGATAAAATATCTTCCTACCAACCTGGAAGCCAGGTTAGAATGTAGGATTCTCAGAAGTTCCAcaccaaaatgtattaatagcagCCTAGGGACAGCCAGCTTCCTGTCTCCAGATCACCACCCACAAGCTGCTCCCCTTCTTCTCCCCCGTCCCACATACCCCAACGCCAAAGGCTCTCAGGAGATGGCATGTGGGCACCTCAGACTTCACATCCGAGCTCTGTCCACAGCCCTGCACACGGCCACCCCTTGGCCACGCCTCTGACCTAGCGATGTGACACTGACAGTGAGCTTGGAGCAAAGTGTAGTCCATAGTGGGACACGGGCCTTTAGCCGTGTGGACCCCTTGCTTCATGGGGAGGGGCACAGACAGAGGAGGGACAGGTCTAACAGAGGTTGTGGATTTGGGGGATATAATTAAACAGTACTTGTAAATCGATCAGCTCTGAGCTCTCCGTCACGGCCCAGACAGAAAGCCCTGGGAGTCATTGCCAACAGATTCCTGatgctcctgcccctgcctggagCCAGGCTGCAGCTGAGTCTGAAATGCTGACCCCTGTGTGCACCCCTAGGCCAGTCCCCGCTGAACCAGCAAAGGTCCCAAGAAGACAGTTTCCTATGACGAGAGAAGAGAGGGATGGGAACTCTTCCCCCTGGAAGGAGAAAGGATAAAagggaaaatgttaaaaatctgtCGCATCCTTTAGGAAATGAAAGAGGTGAACACGGCTGAACTACCCCTCACATCCTGGAATATTCTCTCTAGGAAGCACTCCTTAAAGCCTGAGGAACTTAGATTTGAGATGTAAATTATCAAAGCCACTGCACATAACAAACAAATGGAGCTCTTTAGCCCAGGAGGAAATAAAAGCTGAATAGCATTTGGttctggaggtgggggtggggtaacCACAGTCAGGGGATGTCCAAAGTCAACATGACGGACAACCTCATGTTCAACATGCTCTGACACCGATTCCCTTCAATGGCACTGTCAGAGCTGAACAGTAGCTGGGGCCAAGGACCTGCCAATCTCTATGCTTTTATGTTttgggtttgtttctttttttatgcctTATGTTTTTCCAAGTCCAGCTGAAGTTTGTGTCTCCAACAACCATGAATGCTTGTCTTTGGAAAGTGGCTGCTGTCTACTTTGAAACTAAGCCGTTTaaccactcatccatccatccatccattcactcactgAGGTTCCAGCCTCTGGATACATGTAGAGTTCTTCTTTGTTgtttatgattttctttcaaCTATTTCACCTGAACTTCCAGGCTAATTCTCACTCCTACTTGCTCCCAGTACAGACCTCCTAGAGGAAAGTGGCCTTCCCCTCTTTCCAAAAATCTACTTCTCTTTGAAATGCTGGCCTCTCCAATGCTTCATCCCAAGGCCAAGTGTGAATGCTCTGCCAGACAtcctgattttgttttattctgtagACTGGTTCTTGAGGACTTTCCCATACAGCAGATCCATGGACATCATGCTAGTCCTGTTCTTCCAAGGAGTAGGTGTCAAAAGGGAATTAAACGTGCAAAGATTTTATTAGGGGACAATATCTATGAGAGAAAGGGGGTAGGagccagggaggccagggaagccATCAGACCATGATGCAGATCGGACCCCACGTGAAGGACAGAGGAACATTGAGTGGAAGTGTCCTAGAGCACCATGTGATCTCTGGAAAGTTCCACAAGGCTATGGGGGAGTTCACAAGCTAAAGTAGACTGTTAGAGGAGTCCTGTGTGTCCCAGCCTGCCTCAGTCTCAGTGTCCCTGCCACATGCTGCCTTTGGTTGGGAATTGCCCATGGGAAGCACAGCCTCGGTGCAGACACAGTAATGGATTTCCAGGCTGGTCATGGccgctcacacctgtgatcccagcactctggaaggctgaggtgggaggatcacttgaggtcaggagttcgagaccagcctgagcaagagcaagaccccaagaccctgtctctactaaaaatagaaaaattagccaggtgtcatggcaagcacctgtagtcccagctactcgggaggctaaggcaggaggatcgcttgagcccaggagttaaaggttatagtgagctgtgatgaccccactgcactttacccagggcgacagagtgagactctgtctcaaaaaattaattaattaatttagtcAAATAAACAATGGATTTCAGAGCACAGCAGTGGGGACCCTTGGTCACTTATGCCCTGTGGTTGGAAGTCTGTGAGGCATATTCTCATGGTCACCTCAGACATTCATTAATTTGGGTTGGAACAAGATTTCCTCTGTGCCATCATGCCTTTTCAGTAACTTCAATAGAAAATCAAGAGTTTGGTGtgtttgtgtatctgtgtgtgtgtgtgtgtgtgtgtgtgtgtctataagCCTGTCTTTGAGTGTaggtgtgtttgtatgtatatgtgtgtatttgtctctgtgtctgtgtgtccgtgtgtgtctgtgtgtccgtgtgtttgtgtctgtgagtatatgtctgtgtctgtgtacatgtgtttgtgtgcatgtgcacacgtgtgcttAGAAAAAGCCCACTCCCGCAGCCACAGGGACATCTTGGAGGCCTCACTCCCACCGCGGGGCTCACCCCTCTCTCTGCTGCTCCCTTGCAGACCATCCTGGTGGGCGACAGTGGCGTGGGGAAGACATCTCTGCTGGTTCAGTTCGACCAGGGCAAGTTCATCCCGGGCTCCTTCTCGGCCACCGTGGGCATCGGATTCACAGTAAGCACCCGCGGGCACTGCCAGCTCGGGGCCCGCATGTCTCTgtcagggtgccagcaggaaACAGTGGACGTTCACACCGGATCATTCAAGGAGGTTTGGCGAGACCATTCCCCAAGGTGTAGGAGGATGGTACAGTGCCCTGGGGCAGTGCAGGGGCTCCGTCCACCTCTACCCtaaaagggagaggggagggctaCTGGGTGCACCCCCTGGCAGGAGCTGTGTGTGCCCAGGGAGGTAGCCAGGGGAGCAAATCCCCATCCCACCTCACTCTCCTGCCCCCCATCTCCTTCTGGGGCTCCCCATGGGCTAGACACAACTGGAAGCTAGAAACCAAAGCAATGTCTTGACACAGATTGCTCGGGTCAGCCCTCCAAGGCAAATAGAATCTGGAAGAACAAAGGGATGACAACATTTTAAGCGCAGTCGTCACATGGGTCCTCCCTAGGGAGCTGGCAGGCTGAGGGTGAAAGTTTGTTTCCAGCCCCGGGCCCAGCACAGCGGATGGCTCAGGTTCAGGAAGCACAGTGTCCCCAAGCTTGTCCTGCCCACAGCTCCTGTGCAGCCCAAGGAGTCCCTGCTCTACACACATCCCGTCTCCCTCCACTCTCACTGAGCCTGGAGCTGCTCTCCACTGCCCTTGAGTGTTGGGGAGACCACGGGGGAGGGCTTTGTTCCTCTCTCAGGCTGTGACAGGAGGAGAGGGGCCCTCCGTTGGGTCCCCAGAATCCTGGCGTCCAGAGCTGGGCAAGAGCAAATGTCGTTTCTTGAACAGCATGGGTGTCTGCGAGCCCCTGGGACTCAGCACACAGGGCCTGTGAGATCACACTCGGGGCCGGGACGCAGCAGTGCCACATtggtgggaaaggagagaaggaaccCAGAAATTGGGCTTGCCCATGGGGTCACAGCAAGGAGCGAAGCGTCCAGGATGGACATGGCTCCTGGTGACTGTCTAGGAGGTGATCAGAAGTAAAAGCCTGGCTGGGGTGTGTTCCAGGGCCTCTCCCCTGACTGGGACCAGCTGGGCTCCCAGGCAGTGCcgggtggggcagggctgagtCCCAGGGGGCTAAGGCTGCCCTGAAAATCCCTGAGGTCTTGGACCAGGCTGCCGGGAAGTGAACCCGGATGTCCTGGTGTCAGGCATCACCTGCCGCAGCCCAGGCCCAGTCTGCCCTCACGGTCATACCACGGCTCCTCGCGCATCCTTCCACCTGCGTGTGGGTGTCAAACTCTGATTCACATTGCACagaccacagggctgggaccTGCAAATTTTGCCACTCGCTTGGCAAGAAAAGTGAGGCAAGTctgtgagaaaaaagaaagtgtgtTGTCAAACTGAGAGCCCAACACGGCCTGAGACAGGACAGGCTGGGCTCTCCCGCCGTCCTTGGGATGGGCCTTCCGGACGCTCAGCTGCCTGCTTGGCACCTGTCAGTACCCAGAGACTCGGCTGCAAGACGCTTACCGATCTGTCGTTCACACAGAGGTTTGAAACACCACACACAGCCGGCAGTTGGCGGTGCCCTGTGGCTGGCCCTGGCTGTGGCCTGAACTCCTCTGCGATGTGCACTGGAGCAGAAGGGGCTCAGGGTGGCAGGAGAGGGATGGAGCCAGGGGAGAGTGTGGGACTGCCTGGGTGTGCCCTCACCCCAGAAACTACCAGGCCCATTGCCCTCTGGAAGTGGGGCCTGCCAGAGTCCTGTGTGGACACCTCTCAAATCAAGGTCTTCCCCAAATTCTCCATCACCAGCGCACAGATCCGGCTGCGGGTGGGCTTACTGGGGCGCCGGCGCTGGCGGGTCCACACTGCAGTCTGCCCAGCCGGCCCCTCCCTTCCTGGTGCAGCTCCCCTTGTTACGTCTTGCCTCTGTTTCCCCCAAATTCTCCACTCTTGCCTAAACACTGCTGCAAAATTCATCTTCCAAAAGCCTTGCTCTGCTCGTCCCCTGCCTGCAACCTTCAGTGTCTCGGTATTGCTCTCCAAATAACGTCTAAATCCTTCACCTGCTGGTCAGGTGTCGCACAGTTTAGACCAGTAGTTTTCAAACGCTCGTTCAGTGCACATAAAAGCCTCCGGGGGAAGCTTGTCTGAAATGCGGATTCTGAGCCCACTCGCACACATGCTGCCTCAGTGCAGCTGGGCTGGGGACCGAGAGTCTGAGATCTGACATGTACCTGGGGGCTCTGAGGCAGGTGGCCCATGTGCTGCATTTTCTGAACATGAGTTTAGGCCTCGTCCCTCCAGCCTCTGTCCTAGTCTCCTCTCCACCCCCCGACCCTGCACCGCTGCAGCCCAGCTCTGAGGTTTCCTTCCACCCactggggtggcagggaggcctCCCCACATCTGGGCAGCACGTAAGGGCCCTCCTCCGAACAAGCACGAGGGTTTCATGTGACATTCAGTGCTCCTCTGTCAGCACGGCTGTGTGCTGTGCGGGTGTGACCTGTGTCAGGAGGGTTGGGGTATCTCTCTGGGGGCAATGTGGGCTGTGTGTGCACTTCGGATTCAGGGGTGACGAGAGGTATTGGTGTAATTTATGGGACGATATGTGCATTTGGTGATGATGCGAGGTGTGGGGTCAATTTGAGGGGCATGTGCAGGGATGTGACGTGTGGGTTGATGGAGGGATGTGAACTGTGTCTATAATTGTGATATAGTGACAAGTGCGTGTATGTTAGGGCTGAAGTGAGGTGTGTCTGTTTGGGGGTTGTGTAAGACATTGTACGTGTGGTATAAGGCATGTGTGTATTTGTAGCATGAGGTGTGTGTCTGTGGCATAATGTGaagtgtgtgagtgtatgtggtATGATAGGAAGTGTTTGTATAACGTGGGGGGGGGTGTGGCGTGAGGTATGTGTGTTTATGGTATGATGTGAGGTGTGtgtagagtgtgtgtgtttgtgtttgtggtgtgATTTGAGGTGTGTGTGTAcggtgtgaggtgtgtgtggtgggtgcagagtgtgtgtttgtgtttgtggtgtgATTTGAGGTGCGTGTGTACAGTGTGAggcgtgtgtgtctgtggtgtgatgtgaagtgtgtgtgtgtttgtggcaTGATGTGGGGGTgagtgtctgtggtgtgtgtgtctggggagaGGCCCGGGCTGCCTTGGCACACATGTAACATCAGAGTGGATGCCAGGAGGCCTGGATTCCCGCGTGCAGTGTTCCAGAGCAGCCTCTCCTGGAGACCACACAGAAAGACCCCATCCCACAGTGAGCCCCTCTTCTGCACAGGCCCAACTCCCATCATCATGGACCCCCCACTCGCTTCTGACTCACTCAAGGCTGCCCTTGAACACACCGCAGGACATTACGGTGGCCGTGAGGACAGTGTGTGCACACTCCGTGTATGACATTGCCCACGCACTGCAGACCCAGCGGGCCAGGCAGGCGTGGCCCAGAGGGAAGCCCATGGTCATGGACTTCCCCCCTCAGCCTGCAGCAGGAgtgcttttgtttctctgctcGTTCAAAGAGGGTCTTGGTGGAGCCAATGACATAAACCACAGTAGAGGACAGAAGTctggaatcaaggtgtcagcagggccatgcacTCTCAAAAGGCAGTCCCCTGCAATCCTCGGCACTCCTCGGCTTGGAGATGCATCGCTCCAATCTCTGTCTTCACAGCCTGtcctctccctgtgtgtctctcttttcttcttataacACCACCATACTGAGTTAAGGACCAACCCTACTCCAGTACAACCTTATCTTAATTAATGATATCTGCAATGTCATTTCTAAATAAGGAACATTCTGAGGATTGgcggttaggacttcaacatatctttcgAGGGACACAACTTAACCCACAACGTCATGGTTTACAGCAGAAAGCAAGCAAGGGGAATGTGACTGCCCCTCTCTTGTTTGTCCTCTACCACTGCCCTCTTGCACTGAAAACTCTCAGCCCTGCAGGGATCCTGTGTTAGCCCTCTGgagcctgggagcccagggcaTGGAGCAGCCTGGGGTGTCATTTGCAGCAAGAGCCTCTGGCATCCAAATAGCAACCAACAACACGCATCTGCAGGGTACTGTGCAGCTTCCACTCTCCCGTCTATGGCTCCCTATTTGAGTCCCACCCTGTGCTCCCCCACCAGAAGAGTTGACCCCATCTCCTTGCTCTATGGGAAGTCACCTCCGTCCCTGCTCTTAGCTCTTCTCCCAGCTGCCAGAAAACAGCTCCAGCTGATGCCAAAAAATCCAGGGCTGGAGGGCTGGAAGCTGGTGTACAACAAAGTCAGTCTGCACAAGGCCTAGAGCAGCCCAAAGGCCACACCTGCCCCgtgcccctcacccccacacctaGAAGTGCAggtgccccttccctcctctccctgcacaCCCCTCAAACAGTCCCTTTGCAATGCACCCCTAGACCGCCGTACCTCTGTAACCTGGAGGTGCTTGTATGGAATGTTGAGATGGGGGTAACTGAATGGttggcccaggccacagagccccTGAACTGTTACCAGCAACCCCAGACACACTCCCCACCTTCTGTCTCCAGGAGCTGCAGGGTTCCTGGGGTATCCTGGCAACTCTGCTGAAATGATCCACAGCTTCATGGATTCACTGGGTACCTACTCCCTGCCAGGGTGAGGGACACAAGTGAATAAGGCTGGCCCGCCCTTCAGGAGCCCTCTATTGGGAGGTGTGTGCTGCGAAGCCCACCTGTGAAGGCTTTCCCATGGTGGGACATTCTGGGCGCAACCCAGCAGGTCAGGGAGAAATGAATTAAAGGGTCAAAGTCCCAACACCAGCCAGAGGCCCTGAAAACAACCCAGTGCAAACGTGCCGCACGGTATCAGTTGGTAAACAAAACTATATTCAGACGAGCTCGGGCTGGAGTGCATTAGCAAAAACGAAACTGCCTCGCCAAGTGCGCAGAATGCACGCCTTGTCTCTAACCACCGCGCCCCAGGGGCGTCCCCGCTCGGGCCCGGGCCACCTGTTGCCTGCAGCTGCCCAGAGCTCGGGCGCCGCCTGCCGGCCACACTGAGCAGCGGCAGCGGGAACCCTTCCGCGGCCGGCGGGGCCTCCCGGGCCCGCATCCCCCATAGGCACCTGAGCCCGCGGCCGGCGACCCTGCGGGGCCGGTCCCGGGGTTGGACTCGGCCCATGCCCTAAGAGCGCGGAGCCGGGCCAGCATTGCCCAGCGAGTGCGCCCTCCCCTCGGCGCGGACCCTGCGGCTCTACGCGCCCTGCGGGACATCCCGCTCTGGGCCGGTGTCGTCGAGGGGTTGGCGGGACGGAGGGAGGAGCCTGTGCGGGCCCGGGTCgctggcggggaggagggagtgggtggagcccggggcggggcggTTGCTGCGCTCTCCCTCGCCGGCTGGCCGGCTCCGCTCACCTCTCGTCCAGGGACATGACGGGCACGCCTGGCGCCGCGGCCGCCCGGGATGGCGAGGCCCCCTTGTGCTCCCCGCCCTGCTGTCCGAGCTATGATCTCACGGGCAAGGTGGGTCCAGCGCCGGGGACACCCACGCCGGCTCTGAATGACACCCCGCCCCGCGTCCCTTTCCGTGAGACCCCGGCTCGCGCCCCTTCCTGTCTGCGTCTGGGTGGGACTCAGCCCTTCCCCCAGGCAGCCGGTCTCTccgaggagggaaggaggaagagtgaGGACATGGCCCCTGGGCCCGTCCCAACCTCTGGGGATCTGGATGGCTTAGCGGGTGCGGGGTAAGGAAGATCGGAAAGACTGAGCGACGCCCACCCCGCGGACCCCAACTCAGCTTTCTTCTGCCCCGCTGTGGCCAGTACGCGTCCCCGGGCACCCCATGcttcatggttagggttaagtgcaCAATCCCCCTGGGCACAGGCTAGGACGGTGCTAGGAAATGGGGCTGCCCGGAGACGCAGGGAGGAAGACCCTGGTGGCGGCGCAACTCCGGGTTAATGACCTTTTCCGTGCTACGCTGAGATCTGACATCGTTTTAAGGCCTTAGGTACCCCAGCTGCCCCCAATCCTACCCCTTCCCTCTCCACCCGCTCCAAGCACTGCCTCGCACCTTCCTCCTGGAGGATGCTGCTAGCCGGCATGCAGGCCCACCTGGGAATTTTTAGAACCTGAGAAAGATCTCAGCGATTAGTCACAACATCCTGCACCTGGGAAAACTGTAAGGCGGCTCTCTGGGGCTTGTTCCCTCTGCAGGAGTGCCCTGTCTGGAAGCAGGTGGGGGCGGCAGTGCACACTGGGCCGTCTCCCCTCCATCTGTGCCCTTGGAGTGAACAGGTACCAGAAACTCTGAAAGAGATGCTGAGGGGCCCAGAGCTTGCACTGTTCCTCCTAGGCTCGGAGTGGAGGGGCCAGGGCTGCCCTGGATCTTGCTGCACGGCctctttctgtgccttggtttcctcccccaccccaggggtcACTCTTGCTGGGATCCTTGGCCTCCACCCCTGTTTCAGGGGAAGCCACTCTGCAAGTCAGCCGCCCAGAGCCGTTGAGATAAGCGTCCTGTGTGGGCTTGTGGCAGGAAATAGTCCCCTGTGCCATCAGGGGAGGGGGAGCTGCAGATGGCCAGCCCCCAGGCCTATGGGGATGGCCTGACCTTGTTGCCCTGCAAACCAACTGGGCTGTTTGCCCAGGAGGCGGTGAGGCTGGCCAGGGctgtttgtttgtgtttggtgGAATTGCCCCAGCATGTTTGCTCAAGGCAGCTGTGATCTGTAAAGTACACAGGCATctgctctccctccctgctttcccctctggggctgggacccaggaGCCAGAGAGGAGTGCAGCCTTGGGGGGGCTCCCTGTCCCCCACACCTTCATCTGTCCCTTGGCCAAGCAGCATCTACAGGAGAGTTGGCCCCTAGGACAGTCTGAGAGGAGTCTGGTGGGAGCTACTTGGACCAGACTAGGGGCCATGGGGGCCACAGGCAGGCAGTACCCACCCCTGGGCCCCTCTTCCCTGAGTCTTAGGTGGTTCATGGCAACATTATTAGCCCTAGCCATTAACAGACTCTAGAAAGGCCTCCAAGAAATTATCCCTGGCCCCTTCTACTTCCTGCGGAAACCATGCCACAGAAAGGTTAAGGAGTAGTCCCAGAGTCACACAGGAGGCCATTTACAAACCAGGACCCTTCAAACACCTTCTGCTCAGCCCCCTGCCTCTCTACCAAAGTTAATGAAGCCCAGTACCCCACGTCCATAGCAGAAAAGCCTTTGGGCTCCATTGTCAAGTTAAGAACctcaaaaataattcaaacctAGTCCCTGCTCAACCCATTAAGCTGTCTAACCAACCAGTTGGGAAAATTCCAGCAATAGGTCTAGACCCTTGTTCCCAAAAATTGGGGAATGGCTGGACAAAGGGCTCTTCTCCGCCATTCCCACATGATCCCTAGAGAAGATGAGCAGACCCTAGCCAGAGGATGGGGAGGGCCCTACCCCACCTCCACATGTGGCCTCCTGGGGATGACAATTTGCAGTCCTTTGTCCCATTTGGGGGGTTTCTACTGAAAGAACTTCAGACTAAACATCTCCCCACTAAAGTATAAATTTCAACCTTCCCTAATTCATGCAGcccttttataaacataaaatgtcatTAGAAACTTCCTAATAAATGTTCTGACATGCCAAACTAAACAAACAATAGTAATTCTAGATATACAAATGACAGTGCCCCGCCCCCAGCAGATGCTGAGAGACTCCCCTGGGTGGGAATCCCTGTCCAAGGTATTAATGCTCCCCTTTCCGGTCAGCATAGCCCAGCCCACCCATGTACGTGagtggaacacacacacacagggacccaATCCTTGCATGGTGGGCAAATGTGGCCAGAGGCTAGACCATAAAAATGTGCTGGTTCTCTGGTGCCACCAAGCACAGCTGGGGACTCACTCACTCATGGTGAGGTCTCAACTAAGGCTTCCAGGAAATTGGATGCAGACAGGGGGCACAGAGGGAGAGCCTGGGAGGCCGAGTCGGCAGCATGGAGAGCAAAGGCAGGGTTAAGGCCACGGCGGGCTTTCCAGAAGCAGTGCCCCTGGTGCAGTCAGCATCCTTCCCCAACCCTCTGTCCTCCTCTGGTCCTCTGTCCAGGTGTCTCTCCCTGGAATCCCAGAAGCTCCCCCATCCCCATTAACTGCCTCTGCCCCATCTCCTAGGTGATGCTTCTGGGAGACTCAGGCGTCGGCAAAACCTGTTTCCTGATCCAATTCAAAGACGGGGCCTTCCTGTCCGGGACCTTCATAGCCACCGTCGGCATTGACTTCAGGGTGAGGTGGCTGCAGGCTCCTCCTTCAGGCAGTGAGCCAGGGCAGTGGCTCAGGCACAGGGGCTGCCCTCTCCTCGCCCACCCTGGCTGCTGAGGACTCCTGTGGCTCACTGCCTGGAGGGTACCAGGGGCGCTCCCCCTGGGACCACAGAGGTGGCCAGGTTAAAGGAATCTGGGCAGAGCTGGCTCCTTGCCCACCTGCAGGATGTGAAAAATGAGACTGAGTCTTCCTTTTCCTCCATCCTGAGGGACTGCCCCCAAGCAGGGCGGCCACCTCCACAGCATGAGCTGAGCTTCTTGGCCCTCAGAGCCCTTGCCCACTGCATCCTGAGCTGGGCCTCTTTGGCAAGGCCTCAAAGCTCAATCAGTCTTTCTAGAGTTCCCAGGAGGCACGGCACTGCACTGGGTTTACGAGCTGGGCTGGCCACGTGGAGAGACGGCAGCTCACCAGGGTTGCTCCATCTCACCTTAGTGACTCCATCTAACAAGTCCGCATCAGAGATGCTGAGCGCCGTACACCCAAAGAGTCCAGGAAAGAGGGAGTCTAACCCTAGCAGAGGGGCTACGCAGCTTCGAGCGGGTGGAGGTGAAGCTTCTTTGGTGAGAGAGTGAGCGGGCAGCTACAGGAAAGGTGATCCTGCAGATCTGGCCTCCGGCCCCCAGCATGCTGGTGGGCACCTCACCTCTAAGGGCGTGGTCACAGGCCCGGGCTGAGCTTGGGAGAGGAAGGCCAAAGCCAGGAAGGGCTGGGCCCTGTGCTGCCTGCTGAGCCCTGGAGAGAGCCAGGAAGCTTCTCCAGCTCTCCTTGCCCTGCTGCGCTGTGAGAAGAGCAGATGCAGTCCCCAGGAGAGATGACCCCACAGAGGAAGTGTGTGCGGACAGGGTCCCTGATGCCCTGGTGGGGTGATCTGACAGGAGACGCCTCTGGGGCATGCTACACCCCCTCTAGGCCTGGAGAGGGACCTGCACTGCATGGGATGTTTGCCGAGCTCAAAAGCCaagcctctcctgccctcccccactctgcctttttctctttcagaacAAGGTGGTGACCGTGGATGGCATGAGGGTGAAGCTGCAGGTGAGACCAGAGGGTGAGACAGAGGCCGGGGCCCCGAGCCACAGGAGGCGTGCAGCCCCGCCCTGGGCCTGGGGTAATTTCCTGTGGGGCCCTCGAGAGAGGAaatggcttttgtttgtttgatgtcTGCAGAAAAAGCAGTTCCCAGGCACCCTCTCTTCTATCAAAGGCAGCTCAAAATGCCTTGAGACAAGCTCAGCCCCCCTCCATCTCCTCTGCAGTTTCCTGGGCCGCCTCTGCTCTAGGAGGTTGGACACCCTCAACCCCTGGGCTCTGAATGAGCTTGAGAACTTGGTAATTACCACCGTCCAGGAGGTCATCAGGTGCTCAGCAGCCCATGAGaacccaaagaaagaaagagcccCACCTTCGCACAGGCATCTCATAGCACAGTGTGGGTCCCCTCCACCTGCACAGTCCCCACACTCTGCCTCCTTCCAACCATTTCTCCATCCCCTCTCAGATCTGGGACACCGCAGGGCAGGAGCGGTTCCGCAGCGTCACCCATGCTTATTACAGAGATGCCCAGGGTAAGTCCCTCATGCAACCCCTACCCCAGCCCCTTGGTGGCATCCATGCTGCTGCCTAAGTCCCCTGAtccctctccccctccagccTTGCTCCTGCTCTACGACATCACCAACAAAGCTTCCTTCGACAACATCAGGGTAGGTCCTCCCTTCCCCTGGCTCCTACCCACACACAGCCAAGGC
It encodes:
- the RAB37 gene encoding ras-related protein Rab-37 isoform X1, with amino-acid sequence MTGTPGAAAARDGEAPLCSPPCCPSYDLTGKVMLLGDSGVGKTCFLIQFKDGAFLSGTFIATVGIDFRNKVVTVDGMRVKLQIWDTAGQERFRSVTHAYYRDAQALLLLYDITNKASFDNIRAWLTEIHECAQRDVVIMLLGNKADVSSERVISSEDGETLAREYGVPFMETSAKTGMNVELAFLAIAKELKYRAGRQADEPSFQLRDYVESQKKRPSCCSFV